From bacterium, a single genomic window includes:
- the secE gene encoding preprotein translocase subunit SecE, translated as MRKLWNFLVEVRAELKKVTWPTWIEVFSSTIVVIITTLIFAVLIGVWDKVLMEIMLRIL; from the coding sequence ATGCGCAAGCTGTGGAATTTTTTGGTCGAGGTCAGGGCCGAGCTCAAAAAGGTAACCTGGCCCACGTGGATCGAGGTCTTCTCCTCGACCATCGTCGTCATCATAACTACGTTGATCTTCGCGGTTTTGATCGGCGTCTGGGACAAGGTCCTAATGGAGATAATGCTCCGTATTC